The Lolium perenne isolate Kyuss_39 chromosome 6, Kyuss_2.0, whole genome shotgun sequence genome segment CAGTGCTATCTGTGAACGGAGAAAAGGCAACCGTGTACAAGGGGATAAAGCATGGGGCGTGTGACTATATTGTGAAACCCGTGGATATCAATGATATCAGAAACATATGGCAACATGTTGTAAGGAAAAACCACGTCGCTGTCAACTACAACAACAGTGACAGTGATGATGCTGCCCAGAGGGTGGGGCAACCAGTGATTGCTGAGGGTGGTGCAAAGAGTAAGAAGTGTTCAAAGCAGAAGAGAACTGATAGAGAAGTCTCAAGCAGGAGTGTGCGAACCACCAGGAAGAAACCAAGGGTGTCATGGACCGGTGACCTACACAACAGGTTCCTAGAAGTTGTTAACCGACTTGGCCTCGATCGTAAGATCTCACAATTTTTTCATTGCTTATTCACCAAAATTAATTTTAtggttcttggatttttttaagtAACAAAATGTTATGATTACGTAAATGCAGGGGCGGTTCCAAAGGCAATATTAGAAATGATGAATGTCCATAACCTTAGTAGGGAGAGTGTTTCGAGCCACTTACAGGTTTAACTTCTATATATCCTTATGCTTTTGTTCATATTATTTCCAGATTTCCAGATTTTCGTTTATTAGTCCAACCTTTAGTGATGCATCTTTTATGTAGATGTGTGTAAGAAAATAGCGTTTCATTTGTGAAAATATGGGACATATCTGATATGTTGCATGCCCCAACATGTCTAGCGCTTTTGAAACACCTTCATATCTTTTTTGCTTCGCGCATGCCTTCCATTTCTTTCCCATGAGCATGAATCTCATATATATGTTCTTGCATATATATTTTCATTTCAGAAGTATCGGCTCTATCTGAAAAGAGTAATCGATGACCCCACGAAGCCTAATCCTCTGGGTGATTTGTTCGAGCGGAGGGACTCGTACATGGACATGGGTCAGCAGATAGTCCCACTCCCGCCGTCGTCAGCCCTGTATTCCTGTGGTTCACAAAATCTATACGAAGCACCTCAAGGTCTTTATGTTCAGCCAAGGAAATGGGCCACGGGCACAGTCGATAATGTTGGCCTCATGCCAGGAAGCCGCGACGCTTCTGGCCCATTGGCAAAGACATCAGATCACCCAATGCAGGATGCATTTCCTCGTATCCATGGCCCTGCTCGTATCCGTTCTCGCAAAGCCTACGTGAGTGTTCTGCGTGGGAAACTATTGGAGGTGAACACAAGCGTGGTGCCTTCCTCCCATCCTGGCAGCTCCTCCTTCCCAGCAGAAATGCCAAATGGTGGGCTGTTAGAACCTACAAACCAGTTCCCGGTGCAGCCTCCAGAACTGATGGGCACGGCACCTCTCCTCCCATCATCACAGGTGAACGTGAACCTCCCCCAGATCAACCATCAACTGACAATCTTTTCACCCGCATCTGGCCAGATGGCCATGTTTCAGAATGAGCAGCTGCagaatcagatggaaggggtcaaCATCAACAACACCACATCAGTGGGTGTCTACAGTGAGCAGATGATGCCATTATTCAACATGGCAAGCAACACAGCCCCAATGGAGATGGCCAATGCCAACTTCTCATCGATGAATCAGATGATGGTCAATGACGGAAGCACCAACTCTCCATCGCCTAACCTTCAGGCGGGCAACCCTGTCGCGCCGCCGGCTCAGATGGTAAATTGTGGTGGAAGCAGCAGCTCCGCATTGCCTGGCTATATGGATAGCTCTCTcgtgccgccatctcagatggttAATGGTGGTGGAAGCAGCAACTCTGCATTACCTGGCCATCTGGACAGCTCTGTCGCACCGCAGACTCAGATGCTTAATGGCGGGGAGGGTGCATCTGGCATTCTACCTGTGCAAGATGACCCAGCTGGGCAGCAAGCTTCTAATGATCAGCTAACCTACAGCACTTCTAACTTTCTGGAGGATATTTTTGCTAACATGGATAGTCAGGTAACAACTATTCTCATTCACTTTGCCTACTTTTTAGGCTCTGCATATGAATTTGCTGGGCACGTCAGGTGCATCTGAATCTGAACTTCTTTTCTTACTGCAGGATTTCAATCCAGATGCTACTTTGTTAGGTGAAGAATATTAGTTCCTTTGTTCGCCCCACCTGCGCCAAAGATCTCTCCGCATTTTGTGCAGGCCAGATGATGATCATCAGTCCATGGTTCTTGCACATTGTATTGCGGAGTTGTGCAAAAAAAACGCCGAATTGTAGTAGGTAGTTAGAAGCGGTGTGGGCTTCTACTTTACTTCAGCCTTTATTTTAAATTGGTCCTTGTGTTTTAAGGATCATATAATAACTTTATGTTCCCGACGTCAAAGAGGACGTGCAGAATAATTGGCTATACGCATCATCGATGCAGTTCCCCGGTTGTAATAAGACTTCCATTTTCTAGAATGGAAATAAGTTTATGTTATGTCATATGGAGCCATTTTTCATGTACTTGTGATGAGTGCAATGCTGCCTCTATTCCTGAGATTCCCCTGCAAATAAAAACATGACCAGCATTGGACCCGCACAACATAGGCACATAAGTTCCAAAAGTGACTATTCATGttttataatttctgatgttttcTTTTTTTGAATATAGGGCATTTCATTTAATCAGAACCATTGTCAGTAACCTTACAATCTTGATACAGCAAGTCCACCACACAGAGTGGGGCACGCCCCAACCACACCACATCACTCAACGCACTATGCCTAAACCATCAACACCCTTATTTGCCTCTCTGTTAACCTTGGAGAATTTTGCTTCCTGGAAGGACCAGAGGGAGTTTTTGATTTCTTGGACGGTGTCAGCAATGCAAGACTTGGTTCTCACATTCATGTTCAGCTCATTTATCAGCAAATCACTATCGCTTTCAACAATTTTATAATTTATGATGAACAATTTTATAATTTATGATGTTGAGTGACAGATGCTACTGAATTTGCAGTTGCACTAATGTGTTGTCTTAATTTTCTCTGTCTATCACCCTGTACATCACAAGAAAATCTTTGTAATTTGTATGGAGCGAAATATTTCTTTCCATGTGACTGTGAAAAACAAATGCCACTTTCTTACTGCGACGTCTCCGAAGTGTCCAAGTTATACCGATCTATCCACCCTGTAATTTGGGCAGAAAACCATACCCCTTTGGAGGCTCGGGTACGTGTTAATATATGAGTGGAAAAACCCCACTATGGCAATACATTGAGAGGTATTCGTATAGGATTGGAGTACTACTCCATATCCATATACATACAGAGAAAGGAGACCTAGAAGAATAGATATTGAACAGATATTGCCTTGAGAAAGGTTGAGATTACACCTGAAGTCATCAAGGTTCTTGACAGGCAAAGCTTTTGTGAATACATCTGCAGCCTAATCCTTGCTGGAGATAAATTTGATATCCGGTAACTTATTTGTAACTTGTTCCCGAACAAAATGATAATAAATCTCAATATTTACTAATAAAACACCGATACGACCGTCGCCCACATTTTGCAATTTAAGCCctcaaaatccacgacttcacttTCATGTCTGCGCACCCTTAAAAAGATAACGAAACGCACCGCACCAACCGGGCAGTTCCGTGGTATCTCCTTTCTTACCTCAGCGCCCTGCGGCGCTACGGGCCGCCCTAACCTCCACCGAGATCACCACCCTATCTCCCTTCTATCCCCTTTCTTCGTCAACGGCAAGAGCGTGGAGGAGTTTAATTGAAGTTTCCCGAGGTGCCCCCGCCGCCGGTCAATCTCGCGCTTGCCGACGGCTCTTCATCGGAAGCAGAATCGGCGACAATGCGAGGCGGTTGTCTAGTTTCCGCAGCAAACCCAGGGGCATGAATCTTTGTCGCTGTTGGGATGCAGGCTTCTCTTGATCTTGGATGCATCGTCAAGCTCAAACTCACCGTAAGGGATGGTGTGCTCCCGGAGAACTACGGTGGGCACATTAGAGCATCTCTattcgcgtcccccaaaggcTTTTGGGGAACGCCGGGCATTTTATCGGCCCcagccgcgcgccccaaaggccCTTTCCGCCAGGCGTGGCCCAATACGCTGTCCGGCATCCCGAGCCCGTCCCTGCTCCATAGGGTATGCTTCGAGCGCGCCGGACAGAGCGTGAAGCGTGGCGAGGAGTGGTGGGCCCGACGCGTCATTGACACACAAACAAAGCGTCGtagctttgccttaatggcgacaaaGGGGCAGGCGAGACATCCCGTCGGCGTTGCGCCTCCCCGATGCGGCTCTGCGCCTCCTCTACGCGTCGCTAcagttcgcacgccaccgcgcgTTCCCGCTCTTTCTTCCCGCGACTTCTTGCCTCTTCCtgcgctttcttcccgcctcttctcgcgtCTCCGGCCCCTATAAAAGGCCTCCTCCGCTCAATGGATGCCACCACAGCCGCCGGCATCCCTTTCTCCACCGCAACACATGCCTCGTCGCCTGCTCACCACCTGCGCAATGATGAGCCGCGCCGGCGGCGGCCAGTTgcctccaccaccatctccacctccacctccatctccaccaccaccggagtTCTACATTGACCCAGAGCTGGCGGACAATGAAGCATCGGAGGAGGTGGCGCAAGCAACCACCATAGCGGCGTTCGATGCTGCCACGGTGGAAGATACGTGCATCCGTCGGGCAGAGGAGATGGGCGAGTGGTGACGTGCAGAGCAGCTGCAGCGGCAGTTGCATGCGAACAAGCTGCACGAGCGGTGGTGCATTGGGAGCTCCATCAACGGCAACGGCAggaggagctggagcaggagGTGGCGGCAGCGGAAGCGGTGGCCTGGGAGGCAGAGGCGTTGGCGGCGGCgcaagtggaggaggaggaggaggaagatgacgacGATGACTTTGACTGGTTCGATGATGATGGGCCAGACCCAGAGGAGCAGGCGGCGCAGCAGTGGGCGATCGTCGAGTCGATCGAGTCGCAGAAGAAGCTGCAGGACAACACCGGTGCCCGCAAGGAGGACAACGATGTGCGGGTTCACCATTGCGTAGACGGCGCAACGAGCATACCATGCCCGAGGAGTTTGCTTGAGACCACAAAGAGTTTTATCAAGTTTGCATATGTATGGGGAGTGAGAGAGTTCTCAAAACATGGAGGTTGTTTCATGTACACTTACTCTTCCAGAACGCCACGAAGAAACGCACTCTTGATACCTAGCTGTCAAAATTTCCAGCTACGAGAGACAACAACTACCAGAACAAGCCCGATAATAGTTGCATTGACAACTGGACTAAAGTATCCTTATAATCAATTCCATAGCGTTGTTTAAAACATTTTGCAACCAAACGAGCTTTGTAACAATCAATAGTGCCATCACCATGTTTCTTGATAGGATAGACCCATTTGCGGTCTGTTAGAGTTTTGGTGGAGTTGGGAGGAACCAAGTGCTAGGTTTTATTTTCAAGGAGAGCATATATTCCTCTTCCATAGCTTTGCGCCAATGTGCACCCGCAAGCGCATCAGAAAGGTTGCTTGGCTCACCTGTAGATGGGAACATGGCATACCAAATGGTACCATCAGTATATTGTTTAGGTTGAAGAATACCTTGATGTAGCCGGGTCCAAGGACCAAGAGGAAGAGGCGGTGGTGGAGCTTGAGGCGAAACAGGGTCATGACCAGCTGAGGAGGCAGCCACAGAAGATCCGGCTGCAGAGGATGGGGACAGCGAACTGTCGTTGTCATTAGCAGGCGCGCGCTCGTGGGGCGACCTGGGAGAGCTAGAGGTGTTGATGGACCCTGTCGGCGACGGGGGACCGCGCAGAGAATTAGGTTGAGAAGGGTACCGGGTAGGAGACGTACGTGGTGGCACGCGACTCGTGCGGGGGCGGTGATGCGGGAGAACCATCTCCTGAGCGCCATGCGTGTCATTTTGTGCAGACATGGATATTTATGCACTATTTGAAGAGCTGGTAGCAGCATTTGAACTCGAATTTTCGGTGTTGGGATCTATAGTATGAATAGGAGCAATTGTGGTGCATGGTTATACATAGGTATATAAAGAACATTGGGCATTTGATCATTGGTAGATGCATTCCCATGTTCATGTA includes the following:
- the LOC127330408 gene encoding two-component response regulator ARR14-like, whose product is MASGDRRHGKEPAVVAEDNFPNGLRVLAVDDDRVCLRVLAAVLRQCNYKPTIVMDGMTALKMLREEQEEQFDLVITDVHMPNMDGFQLMEIIGLEMDLPVIMLSVNGEKATVYKGIKHGACDYIVKPVDINDIRNIWQHVVRKNHVAVNYNNSDSDDAAQRVGQPVIAEGGAKSKKCSKQKRTDREVSSRSVRTTRKKPRVSWTGDLHNRFLEVVNRLGLDRAVPKAILEMMNVHNLSRESVSSHLQKYRLYLKRVIDDPTKPNPLGDLFERRDSYMDMGQQIVPLPPSSALYSCGSQNLYEAPQGLYVQPRKWATGTVDNVGLMPGSRDASGPLAKTSDHPMQDAFPRIHGPARIRSRKAYVSVLRGKLLEVNTSVVPSSHPGSSSFPAEMPNGGLLEPTNQFPVQPPELMGTAPLLPSSQVNVNLPQINHQLTIFSPASGQMAMFQNEQLQNQMEGVNINNTTSVGVYSEQMMPLFNMASNTAPMEMANANFSSMNQMMVNDGSTNSPSPNLQAGNPVAPPAQMVNCGGSSSSALPGYMDSSLVPPSQMVNGGGSSNSALPGHLDSSVAPQTQMLNGGEGASGILPVQDDPAGQQASNDQLTYSTSNFLEDIFANMDSQDFNPDATLLGEEY